From one Cyprinus carpio isolate SPL01 chromosome B3, ASM1834038v1, whole genome shotgun sequence genomic stretch:
- the LOC109054194 gene encoding alpha-N-acetylgalactosaminide alpha-2,6-sialyltransferase 2-like produces the protein MLIMIIIIYRVNGAVIQGFEDDVGTKTSFYGFTTDSLKNSLIDYHQDGFDKVPRDPGIGYIFIPAEIRAYLMLAAAIQGVSVPSGPDKGDRASELFGYNPETHQFKMIHPSFIQYVTQRFLKSPQLEQYRNLYIPSSGALMLLVALHTCDQVSAYGFMTENYKDFSCHYYDKVKKPLVSYTNHDMEMEGRLWKQLHSQKVLWLYQRQKK, from the exons ATGCTAATAatgattatcattatttataGGGTAAACGGGGCAGTAATCCAAGGGTTTGAGGATGATGTTGGGACAAAGACGTCTTTCTACGGCTTCACCACCGACTCTCTCAAGAACTCATTAATTGATTATCACCAAGACGGCTTCGACAAAGTGCCACGTGATCCG GGCATTGGATATATTTTTATCCCTGCCGAAATTCGTGCCTATTTGATGCTGGCAGCTGCCATCCAGGGTGTGTCTGTACCCTCAGGACCTGATAAAGGTGACAG GGCCTCAGAACTTTTCGGATATAATCCTGAAACACATCAGTTCAAGATgatccatccatccttcattcAGTATGTGACTCAAAg GTTCCTAAAATCTCCACAGCTGGAGCAATATAGAAATTTGTACATACCCAGCTCAGGTGCACTGATGCTTTTGGTTGCTTTACACACTTGTGACCAG GTCTCTGCATATGGCTTTATGACAGAAAATTACAAAGACTTCTCATGCCATTACTATGACAAGGTGAAGAAGCCTCTGGTCTCCTATACTAACCATGACATGGAGATGGAGGGACGTCTGTGGAAGCAGCTGCACTCTCAGAAAGTCTTGTGGCTATatcagagacaaaaaaaatga